The genomic DNA CTATGTGcataaaatttggttttaattgaacaaagttttagttacaagaaaatttggagaattatttttaatttagaagatACGTAAATAAACGACACAAATGCAATTATATTGATTATTACACAGCCCACAGTTGTTTAAGAAcagataaacatatgtgtgaaaatatataatgaTATTTCGTTTGACCAAAATGCTATTGAACTTACATTTTATCCTCTTCAAAGAAGTAGTCATCGTCTGTATCCGTTAGCATTTTCCTGAAATTGCTTAACagtatttaatgtttttattattgaattttcCGGTTAtgattatattattaaacaGCGCACGAAAATGTATAGCATACTTCTCAGCGATGACAATGACACATTCACAATGACTTCAGTGTCAAAACAAAACAGATTGACTCGTGTGGTAAATTTTAACTTGAACCGAAATAAAAACTTGTGCAAAAATCcgtaaataaaacatattaaacTTGAAAGTTATGTTTATTAAATGCAGAACGTTTTCTCACAGTTAACTTTTAGTACTGCTAAAAAGTGTGATGTACacacagagaacgtatatcatacgttgtattttacgttctctggtacacattttcaaaatgtattGGATCACGCTAATGTAAATAGTGTAAATTGTTGATAAATGTCAAAATAAAGAATAGTGTTTATATCACGCTTTTTAATTGGTGGGTTCGGcttttaaaaaactataaacatAGGTCGAAAAtgttaaatttgttaaataaaaccaaGACTATTTTAATACCAAATCTGCGTAAAACTGCCACCCGTGCCACTCACGATGTGGTCAAGGAATCGTCATCAGAGATTGCAGTGTCAACAACATCGACGACACCACTTATATTGCCACAAAATTGGCCGCAATATGAACCAATGAATCGTGCCGTTTCACGACAAGTTTGGATTGAAAACATTGATGCCGTGCCGGAACGTAAAGTAGGTATTATCGAACTGCACCCGGACATTTTTGCAACACAGCCCCGCGTTGATGTCATACAAGAAAATATAGAATGGCAGCGTAAATATCGTTATGTAAGTTTTGCCCATACCAAAACACGCGCGGAAGTGCGTGGTGGTGGAAGGAAACCATGGCCACAGAAAGGAATGGGACGTGCCCGACATGGATCTATAAGGTCGCCCTTATTCCGCGGTGGTGGCATTGCGCACGGACCACGATCACCCACGACACATTTCTATATGTTACCGTTCTACAAGCGAGTGATGGGTTTAACTGCAACGCTTAGTGTAAAGCTTGCACAAGACGATCTACATGTCATTGATACCACTGACGTGCCCACACGTGATACACAGTTTATTAAAGAGTTGATAAAAGAACGCAATTGGGGACCTTCTGTGTTAATTGTGGAtaggtattttattttactttatttaaaaaaagttgcgaaataattttttttttctttcatgcAGAGATGATATTTTTCCGGAGAATATTTCTTATGCCACTGATGCGCTGGGTTATGTGAATTTGATGCCTTCATATGGTCTCAATACATATTCAATGCTTAAACACGACACTTTAGTGCTAACTGTAAATGCGGTCAAACATATCGAGGAGCGCTTGTTGTATCAACTCCATCGAACTGATGCAACAAAGAAAGAAGGCAAATTCAAATTGGATCAAGTTTAAAATAGTAGTTTGCTATTTTTCTTGGATTTGTTAGTTTTGTTCGTTTTCCTTAAGAAAGTCTCATCGCTATCCAAGTAATTCAAAACGTTGtataaatctaaaatatataattcaataGAAACAGCATTTATCCATAGAATAAAAGTGTGAAAATGTTAGAAATAATTAGCTTGCCTTTCGCTGCGCGCATTCTTTTCAACTTATCTAGTGGAATAGCTGCCATACTGGATCTAAATGCATCGGAGCGTGAGTTTGCAAATTGATTTCTAGGTTCAGTCAAAGTTGTCATATTGGGCATTGCTGGCAGAGGACTATCGGCATTCATCAATCTATTTTCTGCATACAATGGATTCTCCGGTACCATCATTTGATTTTCGTTTAATATGGGATAaccaaaatttgaattttgatatgctaaatattaaaatacaaatttatatagaaattttcacacTATCATACTTagttaaaactttcaaaaacttACGCATATTTGTAGAATATGGTTCGGGATATCCATATTGACTATAATATCCTGGCAACATAGAATTGCCAGGAAACGGGACAATTGATTGATTAgtatccatttgtcgccaattGGTTAACTCATTTGCG from Bactrocera oleae isolate idBacOlea1 chromosome 3, idBacOlea1, whole genome shotgun sequence includes the following:
- the mRpL4 gene encoding large ribosomal subunit protein uL4m, whose product is MLNLLNKTKTILIPNLRKTATRATHDVVKESSSEIAVSTTSTTPLILPQNWPQYEPMNRAVSRQVWIENIDAVPERKVGIIELHPDIFATQPRVDVIQENIEWQRKYRYVSFAHTKTRAEVRGGGRKPWPQKGMGRARHGSIRSPLFRGGGIAHGPRSPTTHFYMLPFYKRVMGLTATLSVKLAQDDLHVIDTTDVPTRDTQFIKELIKERNWGPSVLIVDRDDIFPENISYATDALGYVNLMPSYGLNTYSMLKHDTLVLTVNAVKHIEERLLYQLHRTDATKKEGKFKLDQV
- the LOC106615255 gene encoding uncharacterized protein; amino-acid sequence: MSAFKKMFNVLRSSKGESSIMDMRTMSDKSLHSTYSGNTRPSVYTFRNEFGASYRTSPLSTTSEVTHINYANELTNWRQMDTNQSIVPFPGNSMLPGYYSQYGYPEPYSTNMPYQNSNFGYPILNENQMMVPENPLYAENRLMNADSPLPAMPNMTTLTEPRNQFANSRSDAFRSSMAAIPLDKLKRMRAAKDLYNVLNYLDSDETFLRKTNKTNKSKKNSKLLF